The Vitis riparia cultivar Riparia Gloire de Montpellier isolate 1030 chromosome 3, EGFV_Vit.rip_1.0, whole genome shotgun sequence genome includes a region encoding these proteins:
- the LOC117911444 gene encoding uncharacterized protein LOC117911444: MKYNEIPHFSHPQHKLKFEYIELPFKCDGCKEAGIGSRYKCSICDYDLHTHCALPSPSITHPFYTKCSFQFLPRPPGDAARFCNACEKDITGFLYHCNSCGFDLHPCCARLPMVLDDGEMKLYLYRKVSASCDRCGRKGRSWSYRSKCKKYNLHVACVKEMLVESWHEIYYGRGNGRKLETRIPSIKSTLQAHHHKSKGKAKKCCEMAGLAMQFVVSAVLGDPTTLIAGVVGSLMSRS, encoded by the coding sequence ATGAAATACAATGAGATACCTCACTTCAGCCACCCCCAACACAAGCTCAAGTTTGAGTATATTGAGCTTCCATTCAAGTGTGATGGCTGCAAGGAAGCTGGGATAGGATCGCGCTACAAGTGCAGCATATGTGACTATGATCTTCACACACATTGTGCCCTTCCTTCACCCTCCATCACCCACCCTTTCTATACCAAGTGTTCCTTTCAGTTCCTCCCCAGGCCGCCTGGCGATGCTGCCCGCTTCTGCAACGCCTGCGAGAAGGACATCACCGGCTTCTTATACCACTGCAACTCCTGCGGGTTCGACCTCCACCCCTGCTGTGCGAGGCTCCCCATGGTGCTTGACGATGGGGAGATGAAGCTGTATCTGTATAGGAAGGTGAGCGCCTCGTGTGATCGGTGCGGGAGGAAGGGAAGGAGCTGGAGCTATAGATCAAAGTGCAAGAAGTATAATCTGCACGTGGCGTGTGTGAAGGAAATGCTGGTGGAGAGCTGGCATGAGATATATTATGGGCGGGGAAATGGTAGGAAGTTGGAGACGAGAATTCCAAGCATCAAAAGCACACTCCAGGCACATCATCATAAGAGTAAAGGCAAAGCGAAGAAATGCTGTGAGATGGCTGGCTTGGCTATGCAGTTTGTTGTCTCCGCAGTTCTAGGTGATCCGACAACTTTGATTGCTGGGGTCGTTGGGTCCTTGATGTCTAGGTCTTGA
- the LOC117911370 gene encoding CASP-like protein 5C1: protein MDEVPGSVGTSASFSLRLGQTIFSSASLLFMSLGVEFYSYTAFCYLVTIMGLVIPWSFTLALVDGYSVLVKCPLRQPGILLIIVLGDWVLSILTLAAASSTLGVVDVLLKSDASYYPIKFCSRYQISAAMAFLSWFLSFGSFLFNLWLLPTL from the exons ATGGATGAAGTACCTGGCTCGGTGGGGACCAGTGCTAGCTTCTCTTTGAGATTGGGCCAGACCATATTCTCTTCTGCTTCTCTTCTTTTCATGTCTTTGGGGGTTGAGTTCTACAGCTACACAGCTTTCTG CTATTTGGTTACAATCATGGGTTTGGTTATTCCTTGGAGTTTCACTTTGGCACTGGTGGATGGATACTCTGTCCTGGTTAAATGCCCTCTCCGCCAGCCAGGAATACTGCTGATCATTGTCCTAGGAGATTGG GTCTTATCAATTCTCACACTTGCTGCAGCTTCCTCAACACTTGGTGTGGTCGACGTCCTGCTCAAATCTGATGCCTCCTACTACCCTATAAAGTTTTGCAGTAGATATCAGATATCCGCAGCTATGGCCTTCTTGTCCTGGTTTCTGTCTTTTGGTTCATTTCTTTTCAATCTTTGGTTGCTCCCCACATTGTGA
- the LOC117911617 gene encoding uncharacterized protein LOC117911617, whose product MGICSSSHLMSKNGRCLSWPSTAKIIHLDGRLQEFLHPIQAGLILSQNPNCFLCSSESMFINSHAPQVPDKEELQLGQIYFLMPLSKSRSPLSLQDLCILAVKASAAIAHPNTAHLAIKTGRAAFPSAAQGYCNVPSGLGINSHTGGDSGRGIEF is encoded by the coding sequence ATGGGCATTTGCTCTTCCTCCCATCTCATGAGTAAAAATGGAAGGTGCCTGAGTTGGCCTTCCACAGCCAAGATTATTCACTTGGATGGGAGGCTACAGGAGTTCTTACACCCAATCCAAGCAGGCCTGATCCTCTCCCAGAACCCCAACTGCTTCCTCTGCAGCTCAGAATCCATGTTCATCAACTCCCATGCACCTCAGGTTCCTGACAAAGAAGAGCTGCAGTTAGGCCAAATCTACTTCCTCATGCCACTCTCCAAGTCACGTTCACCCCTTTCTCTCCAGGACTTATGTATACTAGCGGTCAAGGCCAGCGCTGCAATTGCCCACCCCAACACCGCCCATTTGGCAATCAAAACTGGCCGTGCCGCCTTCCCTTCTGCAGCTCAGGGATACTGCAACGTGCCATCTGGGCTTGGCATCAACTCCCACACCGGCGGAGACAGCGGCCGCGGGATTGAGTTCTGA
- the LOC117911756 gene encoding uncharacterized protein LOC117911756 — protein sequence MGICSSCESTSVATAKLILQDGKLQEVPCPVKVSFLLQKNPACFICNSDDMEFDDFISAINSDDELQPDQLYFALPMSWLKRPLRAEEMASLAVKASEALMRGGAKGCGCCGKGVLGQVAFSQKEYVKATRLEDADDGSGRLIEKRREKGGGGRGQHGRRGRDFTTNLTMVPEE from the coding sequence ATGGGAATTTGCAGCTCCTGCGAGTCTACGTCTGTCGCCACCGCGAAGCTGATTCTCCAAGATGGGAAGCTTCAGGAGGTTCCATGTCCGGTGAAGGTCTCATTCCTGCTGCAGAAGAACCCTGCTTGTTTTATCTGTAATTCAGATGATATGGAGTTTGACGACTTCATTTCGGCCATAAACAGCGACGATGAGCTTCAGCCGGATCAGCTCTACTTTGCGCTGCCAATGAGTTGGTTGAAGCGGCCGCTCCGCGCGGAGGAGATGGCCTCTTTGGCCGTCAAGGCGAGTGAAGCTCTCATGAGGGGTGGTGCAAAGGGATGTGGGTGTTGCGGAAAAGGAGTACTGGGGCAGGTGGCGTTTTCCCAGAAGGAGTATGTGAAGGCAACCCGACTAGAGGACGCCGATGACGGCAGTGGAAGATTGAttgaaaagagaagagaaaagggTGGCGGCGGCCGTGGCCAACATGGCCGTCGTGGCCGTGATTTTACTACGAACCTGACCATGGTTCCGGAGGAATGA
- the LOC117911305 gene encoding hemoglobin-2-like produces the protein MLNTKTPATTATMLISNATRDAKDIPKICATHGSGSTSLYRQSLELSWVRRDGSVQGLFCRTPRLITSVEKCRRLEVRAFTEEQEALVVKSWSSMKKNAGELSLKFFLRIFEIAPSAKKLFSFLRDSDVPLEQNPKLKPHALSVFVMTCESAIQLRKAGRVTVRESNLIDLGATHFKYGVVDEHFEVTKYALLETIKEAVPDMWSPEMKSAWAEAYDQLVAAIKKEMKPPQTS, from the exons ATGTTGAACACCAAGACTCCTGCTACAACTGCTACCATGTTAATCTCTAATG CAACCCGGGATGCCAAGGATATCCCCAAGATTTGTGCAACACACGGATCTGGGTCAACATCATTATATCGCCAATCCCTGGAGCTGTCATGGGTCAGGAGAGATGGATCAGTACAAGGCCTTTTTTGTAGAACTCCAAGATTAATTACAA GTGTGGAGAAGTGTAGAAGATTGGAAGTGAGGGCTTTTACAGAAGAACAGGAAGCTCTGGTGGTCAAATCATGGAgttcaatgaagaagaatgcTGGAGAATTGagtttgaaattctttttaag GATCTTTGAGATTGCACCATCAGCAAAGAAGCTATTCTCATTCTTGAGAGATTCAGATGTTCCACTGGAGCAGAACCCGAAGCTCAAACCTCATGCTTTGTCTGTCTTTGTTATG ACCTGTGAATCAGCAATACAACTTCGGAAGGCTGGCAGAGTCACTGTGAGAGAATCAAATTTAATTGATTTGGGTGCTACACACTTCAAATATGGTGTTGTGGATGAACATTTTGAG GTCACTAAGTATGCATTGCTGGAAACTATAAAGGAAGCAGTTCCAGATATGTGGTCACCTGAGATGAAGAGTGCTTGGGCAGAAGCTTATGATCAACTGGTTGCTGCtatcaagaaagaaatgaagccTCCTCAAacttcttaa
- the LOC117911306 gene encoding hemoglobin-2: MSLISDQSPASDATIICFTEEQEALVVKSWNSMKKNSGELGLKFFLKIFEIAPSAQKLFSFLKDSKVPLEKNPKLKSHAMAVFVMTCESAVQLRKAGKVTVRDSTLKKLGSVHYKSGVLDEHYEVTKFALLETIKEAVPEMWSPEMKNAWAQAYDQLVVAIKSEMRPSS, encoded by the exons ATGAGCCTCATCAGTGACCAAAGTCCTGCTTCAGATGCCACCATTATTT GCTTCACAGAGGAGCAAGAAGCTTTGGTGGTGAAGTCATGGAATTCAATGAAGAAGAATTCTGGAGAGTTGGGTCTTAAATTCTTCTTGAA AATATTTGAGATTGCACCATCAGCTCAAAAACTGTTCTCATTCCTGAAAGACTCAAAGGTTCCCCTAGAGAAGAACCCAAAGCTCAAGTCCCATGCTATGGCTGTTTTTGTTATG ACTTGTGAATCAGCTGTTCAACTTCGAAAAGCTGGCAAAGTGACAGTGAGAGACTCTACCCTGAAGAAACTAGGTTCTGTTCACTACAAATCTGGTGTACTTGATGAACACTATGAG GTTACAAAGTTTGCATTGTTGGAAACAATAAAGGAAGCAGTTCCTGAAATGTGGTCACCAGAAATGAAGAATGCATGGGCACAAGCTTATGATCAGTTGGTTGTTGCTATCAAATCAGAGATGAGGCCGTCCTCTTAG
- the LOC117911369 gene encoding LOW QUALITY PROTEIN: pentatricopeptide repeat-containing protein At2g15980 (The sequence of the model RefSeq protein was modified relative to this genomic sequence to represent the inferred CDS: inserted 1 base in 1 codon), whose amino-acid sequence MYMVCNSQILNGVSKVKQILFTPLARKTLCLSLSSLPSDQNPTKTLISTAVSILRHQRSKSRWSHLQSLFPKGFTPTEASQIVLQIKNNPHLALSFFLWCHHKSLCNHTLLSYSTIIHILARARLKSQALGLIRTAIRVFDDSDECSSQPPKIFESLVKTYNSCGSAPFVFDLLIKACLNSKRIEQSISIVKMLRSRGISPTISTCNALIWQVSRGRGCDAGYEVYREVFGSWDDEINEKVRVRVRVCPNVHTFNALMVCFYRDGGVEKVEEIWAEMGEWDCNPNAYSYSVLMAAFCDEGRMGEVEKLWEEMGIKKMEHDIVAYNTIIGGFCRIGEIERGEELFREMELSEIQSTCVTYEHLINGYCEIGDVDSAVLLYKDMCRKGFRAEARTVDGMILLLCXNRRVHEALKLLRVAMGNVEFAPKGKSYETLIKGFCEEGKMEEALKLQSEMVGKGFKPTLEIYSAFIDGYMKQGNKEIAETLRKEMFETQMQQEEN is encoded by the exons atgtatatggtTTGCAACAGTCAAATTTTGAATGGCGTTTCTAAGGTTAAGCAAATTTTATTCACACCCCTAGCCCGTAAAACCCTTTGTCTCTCCTTGTCTTCCTTGCCATCCGATCAAAACCCTACCAAAACCCTAATTTCAACGGCCGTTTCAATTCTCCGACACCAACGTTCGAAGTCCCGATGGAGCCATCTCCAATCTCTGTTCCCGAAAGGCTTCACCCCCACCGAAGCTTCCCAAATTGTTctccaaataaaaaacaatccaCATCTTGCTCTCTCCTTCTTCCTCTGGTGTCATCACAAGTCCCTCTGCAACCACACCCTCCTCTCCTACTCCACCATCATTCACATTCTTGCTAGAGCTCGCCTCAAGTCCCAAGCTTTAGGCCTAATTCGGACAGCAATTCGGGTTTTTGATGATTCGGATGAATGCTCATCACAGCCTCCGAAAATATTTGAATCGCTTGTCAAGACGTATAATTCGTGTGGGTCAGCTCCATTTGTGTTTGATTTGTTGATTAAAGCATGTTTGAATTCGAAAAGGATTGAACAGTCGATTTCTATTGTTAAAATGCTTAGGTCTCGGGGAATTAGCCCGACAATTAGTACATGTAATGCTCTGATTTGGCAGGTTTCACGGGGTCGGGGTTGTGATGCAGGTTATGAGGTTTATAGGGAGGTTTTCGGGTCTTGGGatgatgaaatcaatgaaaaggttagggttagggttagggtttgccCAAATGTGCATACATTCAATGCATTGATGGTTTGTTTTTACCGGGATGGTGGGGTGGAGAAGGTGGAGGAGATTTGGGCTGAAATGGGGGAATGGGATTGTAATCCAAATGCCTATAGCTATAGTGTTCTAATGGCAGCATTTTGTGATGAAGGGAGGATGGGAGAGGTTGAGAAGTTATGGGAAGAAATGGGAATTAAGAAAATGGAGCATGATATCGTGGCGTATAACACAATAATCGGTGGGTTTTGTAGAATTGGGGAGATTGAGAGGGGAGAAGAGCTTTTCAGAGAAATGGAATTGAGTGAGATTCAGAGTACTTGTGTTACTTACGAGCATCTTATTAACGGGTATTGTGAAATTGGAGATGTTGATTCAGCAGTACTTTTGTACAAGGATATGTGCAGGAAAGGTTTCAGGGCAGAGGCAAGAACTGTTGATGGGATGATTCTCTTACTTT ACAATAGGAGGGTTCATGAAGCTTTGAAGTTATTGAGGGTTGCAATGGGAAATGTTGAATTTGCGCCAAAGGGGAAGAGTTATGAGACTCTGATAAAGGGTTTTTGTGAAGAGGGGAAGATGGAAGAGGCATTGAAACTTCAATCAGAGATGGTGGGGAAAGGGTTCAAACCGACTCTTGAGATTTATAGTGCTTTTATTGATGGTTATATGAAACAAGGGAACAAAGAAATTGCAGAAACCTTAAGGAAGGAAATGTTCGAAACTCAAATGCAGCAGGAAGAGAATTAG
- the LOC117911304 gene encoding plastid division protein PDV2, with protein sequence MDEEGIGVVLARASELRSKFTNCIHKVTTQGDEVEEGEEKEEGEAASETLLNIRDALESLESQLSSLQGLQQQQWYEREAALAEIDYSRQKLLKKLKQYKGEDLEVIHEASAFASETVEHGNDLLLPPYPSRPPRPLVADNGHMSHFPFMRKSNQNGVTAGDSTNEENKKLNESERNQLHSGPKNTSKGLGIFINGAKMVLTLVGVISILSLAGVEPRFRKRDTYFNIMGLFQQSATEEKRSNTVECPPGKVLVLEDGEARCLVKERVEVPFESVVATPDVNYGCG encoded by the exons GTCGGAGCTTCGATCCAAGTTCACTAACTGCATCCACAAAGTCACTACCCAAGgagatgaagttgaagaaggagaagagaaGGAAGAGGGAGAGGCTGCTTCGGAGACCCTTTTGAACATTCGTGATGCCCTTGAATCCCTTGAGTCCCAGCTCTCTTCCTTGCag GGTCTACAACAGCAGCAGTGGTATGAGAGAGAAGCTGCCTTGGCTGAGATTGATTACAGTCGCCAGAAGTTACTCAAGAAGCTCAAGCAGTATAAAGGGGAGGACTTGGAAGTGATTCACGAGGCTTCTGCATTTGCAAGTGAGACAGTGGAGCACGGCAATGATCTCCTGCTGCCCCCATATCCAAGTCGTCCCCCACGCCCCCTTGTTGCAGACAATGGTCATATGTCACACTTCCCTTTCATGCGGAAGTCTAATCAAAATGGGGTCACTGCTGGTGACTCAACAAATGAAGAGAATAAGAAACTGAATGAGTCAGAGAGAAATCAATTGCACTCCGGACCCAAAAACACATCCAAAGGACTGGGAATTTTCATCAATGGCGCGAAGATGGTGCTTACCCTAGTTGGTGTGATATCTATTCTAAGCCTGGCTGGTGTTGAGCCTAGGTTCAGGAAAAGGGATACCTATTTCAATATTATGGGCCTGTTTCAGCAGTCGGCAACTGAAGAAAAGAGGTCAAACACTGTTGAATGCCCACCTGGGAAAGTCCTGGTACTGGAAGATGGGGAGGCTCGGTGCCTTGTGAAGGAGAGAGTTGAAGTTCCATTTGAGTCTGTTGTTGCAACCCCCGATGTAAACTATGGTTGCGGATAA